A window from Variovorax sp. PBL-E5 encodes these proteins:
- a CDS encoding ABC transporter ATP-binding protein, which produces MNNDIVLAATGLVKRFGGITATHNVTLNLKRGARHALIGPNGAGKTTLINLLTGVLAPNEGRIVLEGEDITRLAPHCRVARGMVRTFQINQLFDSMTPLETLALVVSQHIGLGAKWWKPLGSSSEVAGRAGQLLEQFRLGDVAQQQTRHLAYGKRRLLEIAIALACEPRVLLLDEPVAGVPAGEREELLETVAALPADVSVLLIEHDMDLVFSFADRMTVLVNGTLLTEGDPDTIANDPKVKEVYLGQGAAHV; this is translated from the coding sequence GTGAACAACGACATCGTCCTCGCGGCCACCGGCCTGGTGAAGCGCTTCGGCGGCATCACGGCCACCCACAACGTCACGCTGAACCTGAAGCGCGGCGCGCGTCACGCACTGATCGGCCCCAACGGCGCCGGCAAGACCACGCTGATCAACCTGCTGACCGGCGTGCTCGCGCCGAACGAGGGCCGCATCGTGCTCGAAGGCGAGGACATCACGCGCCTCGCGCCGCACTGCCGCGTGGCGCGCGGCATGGTGCGCACCTTCCAGATCAACCAGCTCTTCGATTCGATGACGCCGCTGGAGACGCTGGCGCTGGTCGTCTCGCAGCACATCGGCCTCGGCGCCAAGTGGTGGAAGCCGCTGGGTTCGTCGAGCGAGGTCGCCGGGCGCGCAGGGCAGCTGCTCGAGCAATTCAGGCTCGGCGATGTGGCGCAGCAGCAGACCCGGCATCTGGCCTATGGCAAGCGGCGCCTGCTCGAGATCGCGATCGCGCTGGCCTGCGAGCCGCGCGTCCTCCTGCTCGACGAGCCGGTGGCGGGCGTGCCGGCCGGCGAGCGCGAGGAGCTGCTGGAGACGGTGGCCGCATTGCCGGCCGATGTGTCGGTGCTGCTGATCGAGCACGACATGGACCTGGTCTTCAGCTTCGCCGACCGCATGACGGTGCTGGTCAACGGCACGCTGCTGACCGAAGGCGACCCCGACACGATCGCGAACGACCCGAAGGTGAAAGAGGTCTACCTCGGCCAGGGAGCGGCGCATGTCTGA
- a CDS encoding ABC transporter ATP-binding protein produces MSELLRIENLSAGYGEAVVLHGIGLALGEGRTLALLGRNGTGKTTLINTLAGATRQHGGSITLGGAALHKLSPHQRAAAGIGWVPQERNIFKSLTVDENLSAVERPGQWNPQRVYEMFPRLAERKRNLGTQLSGGEQQMLAVGRALVVNPTLLLLDEPLEGLAPIIVEELLRAIRRITQEEGLAAIIVEQHPQAILAISDEAVVLDHGTIVHADRAATLRTQPEVLERLLGVAR; encoded by the coding sequence ATGTCTGAACTTCTGCGCATCGAGAACCTGAGCGCGGGCTACGGCGAGGCCGTGGTGCTGCACGGCATCGGCCTCGCACTCGGCGAAGGCCGCACGCTGGCGCTGCTGGGACGCAACGGCACCGGCAAGACCACGCTCATCAACACGCTCGCCGGCGCGACGCGCCAGCATGGCGGCAGCATCACGCTCGGCGGCGCGGCGCTGCACAAGCTGTCACCGCACCAGCGCGCGGCCGCCGGCATCGGCTGGGTGCCGCAGGAGCGCAACATCTTCAAGTCGCTCACGGTGGACGAGAACCTCAGCGCGGTGGAGCGGCCGGGCCAGTGGAATCCGCAGCGCGTCTACGAGATGTTCCCGCGCCTGGCCGAGCGCAAGCGCAATCTCGGCACGCAGCTGTCGGGCGGCGAGCAGCAGATGCTGGCCGTGGGCCGCGCGCTGGTCGTCAATCCCACGCTGCTGCTGCTCGACGAGCCGCTCGAAGGCCTGGCACCGATCATCGTGGAAGAGCTGCTGCGCGCCATCCGCCGCATCACGCAGGAAGAAGGCTTGGCGGCGATCATCGTCGAACAGCATCCGCAGGCGATCCTCGCGATCTCCGACGAGGCGGTGGTGCTCGATCACGGCACCATCGTGCATGCGGACCGCGCGGCGACGCTGCGCACCCAGCCCGAAGTGCTGGAAAGATTGCTTGGCGTCGCGCGCTGA
- a CDS encoding SRPBCC family protein, with protein MASIHREMQVAASAEKIWDAVRDVGEIHRRLVPGFVTDCRLEGNARTVTFGNGIVAREVIVDLDDAVRRLVWSASGGRLSHHNASLQVFAEDATHSRIVWIADLLPDEMAGPIGTMIDEGMKAMKRALES; from the coding sequence ATGGCATCCATCCACCGCGAAATGCAAGTCGCAGCGAGCGCAGAGAAGATCTGGGACGCGGTGCGCGACGTCGGCGAAATCCACAGGCGCCTCGTGCCCGGCTTCGTGACCGACTGCAGGCTCGAAGGCAATGCGAGGACCGTCACCTTCGGCAACGGCATCGTCGCGCGCGAAGTGATCGTCGATCTCGACGATGCCGTGCGCCGGCTGGTGTGGTCGGCAAGCGGTGGGCGCTTGTCGCATCACAACGCATCGCTGCAGGTGTTCGCGGAAGACGCCACGCACAGCCGCATCGTCTGGATCGCCGATCTGCTGCCCGACGAGATGGCCGGGCCGATCGGCACCATGATCGACGAGGGCATGAAGGCAATGAAGAGAGCGCTGGAGAGCTAG
- a CDS encoding maleate cis-trans isomerase family protein gives MTQRKLIGVLTPSSNTALEPLTSAMVSAVPGVSAHFSRFTVTEISMRDASMNQFDDSKILEAARLLADARVDVICWSGTSASWLGFEKDEILCARITEATGIPATTSVLALNELLAAQGARTMGLISPYVDDVQRRIIANYARIGIDCVAERHLDLTVNFSFSKVAPDTLRRMLREVARQQPDAMTVMCTNLHGAQLVEEMERELGIPIYDSVATVVWKALKVIGVDMRGVKGWGSLFGPQA, from the coding sequence GTGACGCAACGAAAACTCATCGGCGTGCTGACGCCGTCTTCCAACACCGCGCTCGAGCCGCTGACCAGCGCGATGGTCAGTGCGGTACCCGGCGTTTCCGCGCACTTCTCGCGCTTCACCGTCACCGAGATCTCGATGCGCGATGCCTCGATGAATCAGTTCGACGACAGCAAGATCCTCGAAGCTGCGCGGCTGTTGGCCGATGCACGCGTGGACGTGATCTGCTGGAGCGGCACCTCGGCGAGCTGGCTCGGTTTCGAGAAGGACGAGATCCTGTGCGCACGCATCACCGAGGCGACCGGCATTCCGGCCACGACCTCGGTCCTGGCGCTCAACGAATTGCTGGCCGCGCAAGGCGCTCGCACCATGGGCCTGATCTCGCCGTATGTCGACGACGTGCAACGACGCATCATTGCCAACTACGCGCGCATCGGCATCGACTGCGTGGCTGAACGGCACCTCGATCTGACGGTGAATTTCTCGTTCAGCAAGGTCGCACCCGACACACTGCGCCGCATGCTGCGCGAGGTGGCGCGGCAGCAGCCGGACGCGATGACTGTGATGTGCACCAACCTGCACGGCGCGCAGTTGGTCGAGGAGATGGAACGCGAGCTCGGCATCCCGATCTACGACTCGGTGGCCACCGTGGTATGGAAAGCTCTGAAGGTGATCGGCGTCGACATGCGCGGCGTCAAGGGCTGGGGCAGCCTGTTCGGGCCGCAGGCCTGA
- a CDS encoding ArnT family glycosyltransferase — protein sequence MHGAAPPERTTAPAPTSHRNTPSLRWLAWMAGLATLLWFASLGTRSLISPDEGRYATLALEMARSGDWITPRLNGLLYFEKPALQYWIGALSFKCLGITEFAARLGPGLAGFLTVIVVGWTSWRLWGREVGLQALAITASTTWIVGNSHFLTLDAGLTLFLTLALCSVLLAMRHDASPGRVAHDARRRWIWIAWAAMAGAVLSKGLIGIAIPGGVLLTISLWRRDMALLRGMRWGSGAVIFLALAAPWFVLMSLRHPEFANFFFIHEHFTRYLTTEHRREGAWWYYLPILLAGALPWTGGLAWSLKPDRRHGETDGPPIDSRNVLIVWSLFILLFFSASGSKLPSYILPMFPALAMLAALRIRDARPSTLRWHLGVPTLVWLAALIASTQYGRLVSPSAPPEALSAIAMAVRLACVVFLLGAAAAWWHLGRRQTTAAVLCMALGHFVATTLVLQGHDRFGQLKSSAALSTVLLPLLQPDTPVFAVRSYDQTLPFYLRRDVVLVDYADEFALGQRLEPWKSIPTLDAFAQRWRSLPQAAAYMNRTTWAALRQRELPMRIVFEDARCLVVVKQ from the coding sequence ATGCATGGAGCCGCACCGCCGGAGCGCACGACAGCCCCGGCGCCGACCTCGCACCGCAACACGCCGTCCTTGCGCTGGCTCGCGTGGATGGCAGGCCTCGCCACCTTGCTCTGGTTCGCGAGCCTGGGGACGCGGTCGCTCATCAGTCCCGATGAAGGCCGCTACGCCACGCTGGCGCTCGAGATGGCACGCAGCGGCGACTGGATCACGCCGCGGCTGAACGGCCTGCTCTACTTCGAGAAGCCTGCGCTGCAATACTGGATCGGCGCACTGAGCTTCAAGTGTCTAGGGATCACCGAGTTCGCTGCGCGCCTGGGGCCGGGCCTGGCGGGCTTCCTGACGGTGATCGTCGTCGGATGGACATCATGGCGCCTGTGGGGGCGCGAAGTGGGTCTGCAGGCGCTGGCGATCACGGCATCGACCACCTGGATCGTCGGCAACAGCCATTTCCTCACGCTCGATGCGGGCCTGACGCTGTTCCTCACGCTGGCGCTTTGCAGCGTGCTGCTGGCGATGCGGCACGACGCGAGCCCGGGGCGCGTGGCGCACGACGCGCGCCGCCGCTGGATCTGGATCGCCTGGGCCGCGATGGCCGGCGCCGTGCTGAGCAAGGGATTGATCGGCATTGCGATTCCAGGCGGCGTGCTGCTGACCATCAGCCTGTGGCGACGAGACATGGCGCTGCTGCGTGGCATGCGCTGGGGCTCGGGCGCGGTGATCTTCCTGGCGCTCGCGGCGCCGTGGTTCGTCCTGATGTCGTTGCGGCATCCCGAGTTCGCGAACTTCTTCTTCATTCATGAGCACTTCACGCGCTACCTGACGACCGAGCATCGCCGCGAGGGAGCGTGGTGGTACTACCTTCCGATCCTGCTCGCCGGTGCGCTGCCATGGACCGGTGGTCTGGCGTGGTCGCTCAAGCCGGACCGCCGCCATGGCGAAACCGATGGGCCCCCGATCGATTCGCGCAATGTGCTGATCGTCTGGTCGCTGTTCATCCTGTTGTTCTTCAGCGCTTCCGGCTCCAAGCTGCCCTCCTACATTCTGCCGATGTTCCCCGCGCTCGCCATGCTGGCGGCGCTGCGGATCCGCGATGCACGCCCGTCGACATTGCGCTGGCACCTGGGGGTGCCGACGCTGGTGTGGCTCGCGGCGCTGATCGCCTCGACGCAGTACGGCCGGCTGGTCTCGCCGAGCGCACCGCCGGAGGCGCTGTCGGCTATCGCGATGGCCGTGCGACTCGCGTGCGTCGTGTTCCTGCTCGGTGCCGCTGCTGCCTGGTGGCACCTCGGGCGCCGGCAGACGACCGCGGCCGTGCTGTGCATGGCGCTGGGTCACTTCGTTGCGACGACCCTTGTGCTGCAAGGCCACGACCGCTTCGGACAGCTCAAGAGTTCCGCGGCTTTGTCGACGGTGCTGCTCCCGCTCCTGCAACCGGACACGCCCGTGTTTGCCGTCCGCAGCTACGACCAGACACTGCCCTTCTATCTTCGGCGCGACGTGGTGCTGGTGGACTATGCCGACGAGTTCGCCCTGGGCCAGCGCCTGGAACCCTGGAAATCGATCCCGACCCTGGATGCATTCGCCCAGCGCTGGCGCTCGCTTCCCCAGGCCGCGGCCTACATGAACCGGACGACGTGGGCGGCGCTTCGCCAGCGCGAGCTGCCGATGCGCATCGTGTTCGAGGACGCGAGGTGTCTGGTCGTGGTCAAGCAGTGA
- a CDS encoding GAF domain-containing protein: protein MGVAEDHVEAQSSAIPAYERLKSRGDATRPGPAALRAEGLREALASLLQRTDYRFIGIWRFEDGKANAAVHYDRENPDVLTAQEVPDTATYCCFVRESHAPFMTPNALVDERLAQHPARAQVLTYCRVPLMDSAGTILGTLCHYDLVPRDPQQIRSDRTQIRRR, encoded by the coding sequence GTGGGTGTTGCTGAGGACCATGTCGAGGCCCAATCCTCGGCGATCCCTGCTTACGAGCGACTTAAGTCACGCGGCGATGCGACGAGACCCGGGCCGGCCGCGCTGCGCGCCGAAGGACTTCGAGAAGCGCTCGCGTCTTTGCTGCAGCGGACGGACTATCGTTTCATCGGAATATGGCGTTTCGAAGACGGCAAGGCCAACGCTGCCGTCCACTATGACCGCGAGAATCCGGACGTCCTTACGGCCCAGGAGGTCCCCGATACGGCCACTTATTGCTGCTTCGTGCGAGAGAGCCATGCGCCGTTCATGACCCCGAACGCGCTCGTGGACGAGCGCCTCGCGCAGCATCCCGCCAGGGCGCAGGTCCTGACCTATTGCAGAGTGCCGCTCATGGACAGTGCCGGAACGATCCTCGGCACGCTGTGCCATTACGACCTGGTGCCACGCGATCCCCAGCAGATCCGGTCGGATCGCACGCAGATAAGGCGGCGGTAA
- a CDS encoding NAD(P)-dependent oxidoreductase, translating to MSHIAILGATGRAGSRIATELLGRGHTVTGIARNIAQAEARPGLAFKQADATQVDSLAPALRGHDAVISATRFAGGSDAATVIAAARQAGVPRLLVVGGAGSLEVAPGQALVDTPQFPEAYKPEALAGRVFLEALQAEQDLDWTFLSPSALFAPGERTGKFRLGGDRLLTAADGKSWISMEDYAIALADEFEKPAHSHQRFTVGY from the coding sequence ATGAGCCACATTGCCATCCTCGGAGCCACCGGCCGTGCCGGCTCCCGCATCGCCACCGAACTGCTGGGCCGCGGCCACACGGTCACCGGCATCGCGCGCAACATCGCGCAGGCCGAAGCCCGGCCGGGCCTCGCATTCAAGCAGGCCGATGCGACGCAGGTCGATTCGCTGGCGCCGGCGCTGCGTGGCCACGACGCGGTGATCAGCGCCACCCGCTTCGCAGGTGGCAGCGATGCCGCGACGGTCATCGCCGCGGCCAGGCAGGCCGGCGTGCCGCGCCTGCTGGTGGTCGGCGGCGCCGGCAGCCTCGAAGTCGCACCGGGCCAGGCGCTGGTCGACACACCCCAATTTCCCGAGGCCTACAAGCCCGAAGCACTGGCGGGCCGCGTGTTCCTCGAGGCCCTGCAGGCCGAGCAAGACCTGGACTGGACCTTTCTGTCGCCCTCGGCGCTGTTCGCGCCGGGCGAGCGCACCGGCAAGTTCCGCCTCGGTGGCGATCGCCTGCTGACCGCCGCCGATGGCAAGAGCTGGATCTCGATGGAGGACTACGCGATCGCGCTGGCCGACGAGTTCGAAAAGCCGGCGCATTCGCACCAGCGCTTCACGGTCGGGTACTAG
- a CDS encoding HPP family protein, which produces MRLERLPAAARAWLPGRTAINTRERLRAIAGAGLGLLLTALVCRALAQPSIDSAWLIAPLGASAVLVFALPASPLAQPWSVIGGNAVAALIGIACVRWIPDPAWAGALATALAIAAMLALRCLHPPGGAVALLAVLAHATQFRFALFPVLANSLLLVLVGVVYNSLTGRRYPHVQLSPRPAAGNAPFSSADIDAVLARYNQVLDISRDDLELLIRETELEAWRRRLGTVRCADIMSHDPVSVAIATPLQEAWALMHARHIKALPVIDRSRQVVGIVTQADFFRQIDLTHHEGFGGRLRDFIRATRSALSNKPQVVGEIMTRQVRVASEDRPMAELVPIFSESGHHHIPIIDEARRLRGMVTESDFVRALYRVVGPQG; this is translated from the coding sequence ATGCGGCTCGAGAGACTGCCCGCGGCAGCGCGCGCCTGGCTGCCGGGCCGAACGGCGATCAACACGCGCGAGCGCCTGCGTGCCATCGCCGGCGCGGGGTTGGGGCTTCTGCTCACCGCGCTGGTTTGCCGCGCGCTGGCGCAGCCTTCGATCGACAGTGCCTGGCTGATCGCACCGCTGGGCGCCAGCGCCGTGCTGGTGTTCGCACTGCCGGCCAGCCCACTCGCGCAGCCCTGGTCGGTGATCGGCGGCAACGCGGTCGCGGCCTTGATCGGCATTGCCTGCGTCCGATGGATTCCGGATCCGGCCTGGGCCGGTGCGCTCGCGACGGCACTCGCCATCGCGGCCATGCTGGCCTTGCGCTGCCTGCATCCGCCGGGCGGCGCCGTGGCCTTGCTCGCGGTGCTCGCGCATGCGACACAGTTCCGCTTTGCGCTGTTTCCGGTGCTGGCCAACTCGCTGCTGCTGGTGCTGGTCGGCGTCGTCTACAACAGCCTGACGGGTCGGCGCTATCCGCACGTGCAGCTCTCGCCGCGCCCGGCAGCCGGCAATGCGCCCTTCAGTTCGGCCGACATCGACGCCGTGCTGGCGCGCTACAACCAGGTGCTCGACATCAGCCGCGACGACCTCGAACTGCTGATCCGCGAGACCGAACTCGAGGCCTGGCGGCGCCGGCTCGGCACGGTGCGGTGTGCCGACATCATGTCGCACGACCCGGTCTCCGTGGCCATTGCCACGCCGCTCCAGGAAGCATGGGCCCTGATGCACGCGCGGCACATCAAGGCGCTGCCCGTGATCGACCGCTCGCGTCAGGTCGTCGGCATCGTCACGCAGGCCGACTTCTTCCGCCAGATCGACCTGACCCACCACGAAGGATTCGGCGGACGGCTGCGCGACTTCATCCGCGCGACCCGCAGCGCGCTGTCGAACAAGCCCCAGGTGGTCGGCGAGATCATGACCCGGCAGGTGCGCGTGGCCAGCGAAGACCGGCCGATGGCCGAGCTGGTGCCGATCTTCTCCGAGAGCGGCCATCACCACATTCCCATCATCGACGAGGCGCGGCGGCTGCGCGGCATGGTCACCGAATCGGATTTCGTGCGCGCCCTCTACCGCGTCGTCGGCCCGCAGGGCTAA
- a CDS encoding multidrug effflux MFS transporter: protein MNPDAHKIWQAPRWALAVLLAVLGMLGPFSIDTYIPAFSGIAQSIGATPVEMQQTLSAYLFGFAFMNLFHGALSDSFGRRPVVLWGLAVFTAASLGCALSQNIGQLVFFRALQGLSTGAGIVVSRAVVRDMFAPADAQKVMSQITIYFGVAPAIAPIVGGFLFVHLGWHSVFWFLVAVGVVLFGANYKLLPETLHKSHRQPFEVRHLMRGYWDLCSDPRFLLLALASGVPFNGMFLYVLAAPAFLGDHLALAPTQFFWFFLLTIGGIMAGAWASGRMAGKVAPKRQIRHGFVIMLATSVVNVAANALFTANAAWALFPLAVFAFGWALMVPVITLLVLDLHPARRGMASSLQAVIGSTANGIVAGVVAPLVMHSTLAMALTSIGMMGVGLVAWVWLHGRWPEIGRRVAGEAI from the coding sequence ATGAATCCCGACGCTCACAAGATCTGGCAGGCGCCGCGCTGGGCGCTGGCCGTTTTACTTGCCGTGCTGGGCATGCTCGGCCCGTTCTCGATCGACACTTACATCCCGGCCTTCTCGGGTATCGCGCAGTCGATCGGCGCCACGCCGGTCGAGATGCAGCAGACGCTCTCGGCCTACCTGTTCGGCTTCGCATTCATGAACCTGTTCCACGGCGCGCTGTCGGACAGCTTCGGGCGCCGGCCGGTCGTGTTGTGGGGCCTGGCGGTGTTCACCGCGGCTTCGCTGGGCTGTGCGCTGTCGCAGAACATCGGGCAGTTGGTGTTCTTCCGTGCGCTGCAAGGCCTGTCGACCGGTGCAGGCATCGTGGTGTCGCGCGCGGTGGTGCGCGACATGTTCGCACCGGCCGATGCGCAGAAGGTGATGAGCCAGATCACCATCTACTTCGGTGTCGCACCCGCGATCGCGCCGATCGTGGGTGGCTTCCTGTTCGTGCACCTCGGCTGGCACAGCGTCTTCTGGTTCCTGGTCGCGGTCGGCGTGGTGCTGTTCGGCGCCAACTACAAGCTGTTGCCCGAGACGCTGCACAAAAGCCATCGCCAGCCTTTCGAGGTCCGGCACCTGATGCGCGGCTATTGGGACCTGTGCTCGGATCCGCGCTTCCTGTTGCTGGCGCTCGCCAGCGGCGTGCCGTTCAACGGCATGTTCCTCTACGTGCTGGCTGCGCCCGCGTTCCTGGGTGACCATCTCGCGCTCGCGCCGACCCAGTTTTTCTGGTTCTTCCTGCTCACCATCGGCGGCATCATGGCCGGCGCCTGGGCCAGCGGCCGCATGGCCGGCAAGGTCGCGCCCAAACGGCAGATCCGCCACGGCTTCGTGATCATGCTGGCGACCTCGGTCGTCAACGTCGCGGCCAATGCCCTCTTCACCGCGAACGCCGCCTGGGCGCTGTTCCCGCTGGCCGTGTTCGCATTCGGCTGGGCGCTGATGGTGCCGGTGATCACACTGCTGGTGCTCGACCTGCATCCCGCGCGCCGCGGCATGGCCTCGTCGCTGCAGGCGGTGATCGGCTCCACCGCCAACGGCATCGTGGCGGGCGTGGTCGCGCCGCTGGTCATGCACTCCACATTGGCGATGGCCCTGACCTCGATCGGGATGATGGGCGTGGGTCTGGTCGCGTGGGTCTGGCTTCACGGACGCTGGCCCGAGATCGGCCGGCGCGTGGCTGGCGAGGCGATCTGA
- the rpoD gene encoding RNA polymerase sigma factor RpoD, whose translation MPSSKKPAVSAAKKAVAEKPLKAAALPATKTGAAASKATAATKVKTVPTKSTPTAAETVKTPAKKVGRPPKAAGAPAAAGGAKRGRKPKAGNEAPTSDVDLSDIEDELVGEEVATATEEKVKPLRMKISKAKERALMKEFGLDETVLSEEDLAKRRSRLKTLITLGKTRGYLTHGEISDHLPDKLVDAETMEVVVTMLNDMGVAVYEQTPDAETLLLNNTAPTATTVEEAEEEAEAALSTVDSEFGRTTDPVRMYMREMGTVELLTREGEIEIAKRIEGGLMAMMEAISASPATIAEILRLGNDIREGKVVISTIVDGFSNPNEADDYVAEEDFDEFDEEDDDDGKGGSKALTKKLEELKREALERFDRIALLFEKVHKIYDKEGYGTPAYQKAQHSLSEELMTIRFTARTIEKLCDLVRTQVDDVRKKERELRRIIVDKCGFPQDEFIRDFSGYDKNGNRVSSNLLNLKWVEKQAASGKPWSTVLARNIPPVQELQQKLADIQSRVVVPLTQLKDINKRMNEGESSSRDAKKEMIEANLRLVISIAKKYTNRGLQFLDLIQEGNIGLMKAVDKFEYRRGYKFSTYATWWIRQAITRSIADQARTIRIPVHMIETINKMNRISRQHLQEFGFEPDAGILAAKMEIPEDKIRKIMKIAKEPISMETPIGDDDDSHLGDFIEDSSNTAPIEAAMQAGLRDVVKDILDSLTPREAKVLRMRFGIEMSTDHTLEEVGKQFDVTRERIRQIEAKALRKLKHPSRSDKLRSFIDTL comes from the coding sequence ATGCCCAGTTCAAAGAAGCCTGCCGTATCCGCCGCCAAGAAAGCCGTTGCAGAAAAGCCGTTGAAAGCTGCCGCTTTGCCGGCAACTAAAACAGGCGCCGCCGCCTCCAAGGCGACAGCCGCAACGAAAGTGAAAACCGTGCCTACGAAATCGACTCCTACTGCCGCCGAAACCGTCAAAACCCCCGCCAAGAAGGTCGGCCGTCCGCCCAAGGCGGCCGGCGCGCCTGCTGCCGCCGGCGGTGCCAAGCGCGGCCGCAAGCCCAAGGCCGGCAACGAGGCGCCGACCAGCGATGTCGACCTGTCGGACATCGAAGACGAACTGGTCGGCGAAGAGGTCGCGACGGCGACCGAGGAAAAGGTCAAGCCGCTGCGCATGAAGATCAGCAAGGCGAAGGAACGCGCCTTGATGAAGGAATTCGGCCTCGACGAGACCGTGCTCTCCGAGGAAGACCTGGCCAAGCGCCGTTCGCGCCTCAAGACGCTGATCACGCTCGGCAAGACGCGCGGCTACCTCACGCACGGCGAAATCTCCGATCACCTGCCCGACAAGCTGGTCGACGCCGAGACCATGGAAGTCGTGGTCACGATGCTCAACGACATGGGCGTCGCCGTGTACGAGCAGACGCCCGATGCGGAAACCCTGCTGCTCAACAACACGGCACCTACCGCCACCACCGTCGAGGAAGCCGAGGAAGAAGCCGAGGCTGCCCTCTCGACCGTCGACAGCGAATTCGGCCGCACCACCGACCCCGTGCGCATGTACATGCGCGAGATGGGCACGGTCGAACTGCTCACGCGCGAAGGCGAAATCGAGATCGCCAAGCGCATCGAAGGCGGCCTGATGGCGATGATGGAAGCCATCTCGGCTTCGCCCGCGACCATCGCGGAAATCCTGCGCCTGGGCAACGACATCCGTGAAGGCAAGGTCGTCATCTCGACCATCGTCGACGGCTTCTCGAACCCGAACGAGGCCGACGACTACGTGGCCGAGGAAGACTTCGACGAATTCGACGAGGAAGACGACGACGACGGCAAAGGCGGCTCGAAGGCGCTGACCAAGAAGCTCGAGGAACTCAAGCGCGAGGCGCTCGAGCGCTTCGACCGCATCGCGCTGCTGTTTGAGAAGGTCCACAAGATCTACGACAAGGAAGGCTATGGCACGCCGGCCTATCAGAAAGCGCAGCACTCGCTGTCCGAAGAGCTGATGACCATCCGCTTCACCGCGCGCACGATCGAAAAGCTGTGCGACCTGGTGCGCACGCAGGTCGACGACGTGCGCAAGAAAGAGCGCGAGCTGCGCCGCATCATCGTGGACAAGTGCGGCTTCCCGCAGGACGAGTTCATCCGCGACTTCAGCGGCTACGACAAGAACGGCAACCGCGTGTCGTCCAACCTGCTCAACCTCAAGTGGGTCGAAAAGCAGGCGGCTTCGGGCAAGCCCTGGTCCACGGTGCTCGCACGCAACATCCCGCCGGTGCAGGAACTCCAGCAGAAGCTCGCCGACATCCAGTCGCGCGTGGTGGTGCCGCTCACGCAGCTCAAGGACATCAACAAGCGCATGAACGAAGGCGAATCGTCTTCGCGCGATGCCAAGAAGGAAATGATCGAGGCCAACCTGCGTCTCGTGATCTCCATCGCCAAGAAGTACACCAACCGCGGTCTGCAGTTCCTCGACCTGATCCAGGAAGGCAACATCGGCCTGATGAAGGCGGTCGACAAGTTCGAATACCGTCGCGGCTACAAGTTCTCGACCTATGCGACATGGTGGATCCGCCAGGCGATCACCCGCTCGATCGCCGACCAGGCACGCACCATCCGCATCCCGGTGCACATGATCGAGACCATCAACAAGATGAACCGCATCAGCCGGCAGCATCTGCAGGAGTTCGGCTTCGAACCCGATGCGGGCATCCTGGCCGCGAAGATGGAGATCCCGGAAGACAAGATCCGCAAGATCATGAAGATCGCGAAAGAACCGATCTCGATGGAAACCCCCATCGGCGACGACGACGATTCGCACCTGGGCGATTTCATCGAGGACAGCAGCAACACGGCGCCGATCGAGGCCGCGATGCAGGCCGGCCTGCGCGACGTGGTCAAGGACATCCTCGACAGCCTGACGCCGCGCGAGGCCAAGGTGCTACGCATGCGCTTCGGCATCGAGATGTCGACCGACCACACGCTCGAGGAAGTCGGCAAGCAGTTCGACGTCACGCGCGAACGCATCCGCCAGATCGAAGCCAAGGCGCTGCGCAAGCTCAAGCACCCGTCGCGATCGGACAAGCTGCGCAGCTTCATCGATACGTTGTAG